The sequence below is a genomic window from Clostridium putrefaciens.
ATCATGAAAAACATCCTTCCTATTTTAAATTAAATGGTATCTTTAAGAATAGATATTAAGTAATTTTTATCATTTAACTCAGGGTTTTTAAAAACAATATCTAGAGCTTTATTCAGCGTTATTCCGATATCCTTTCCGGAGGGAACGCCTAAAGATTTAATATCATTTCCCGTAATTTTTAAATCTTTTAAAGTTAAAGGCTCACCATTCTCAATAATATCATTAAGTTGTTTATTTATACTTTTAATTTTACATATGCCTTCTTTATGGTCTTCAGATTTAGCAATTATTTCTTCAAAATATAAATAATCAGTAAAGTAGTCTAAACCTATTTTATTTATAAAAACTTTTATATCATATCTACTTAGAAGTTTATTATAGCAATCCTTATTTAAATTTAAGTTTAAAATCAAATTTAATGTTTTTTTATCTAATTTTAATTTATCTAGTATGGATATAGTAATATCCTTATTATCTTTAAACAAGTAATATATAAATAAACTGTATCTAATACCAAGATGGTGTTTAGAAACTTTTATTGAATTTATAAGGTTGTCTATATCATAAAGATCAGTACCAAAAAGGCTATATATCATAGATGTACTAGATAAATAGGTTATCCCTTTATCTGGGCTTTTAGATAAAAGTAGCTTAGATATTTCCTCGGTAATACGTTCCTTACTTACATTTTTTATAAGGGAGTTGTTTTTTATTAATGCATCAAGGGTACTTTTATCTATTTCAAAGTTTAATTGTGAGCTAAATCTAATGGCTCTTAACATTCTAAGGGCATCTTCATTAAATCTTTTATTTGCATCCCCTACACATGTTATATTTTTTAGGCTTAAATCCTTTCTTCCATTAAAGGGATCTACTAGACCAAATGTGTGATTATAAGCCATAGAATTTATAGTAAAATCTCTTCTTGATAAATCCTCCTTTATAGAATTAACAAATTTAACAAAGGAAGGTCGCCTAAAGTCTTTATACTCATCTTCTACTCTGTAAGTTGTAACTTCAAAATGTTCCTTTTCAATTACCACAGTTATGGTTCCATGTTTTAAGCCAGTGGGTATAGAGTTTGGGAATATGCTCATTATATCAAAAGGTAGGGCATTAGTAGTTATGTCCCAATCCTTTGGAGTTATATTAAGTAGGGAATCTCTAACGGAACCACCTACAATAAATGCTTCGAAGTTACTGTCTATTAGTTTATTTATTATAAAATCAACTTTTGAAGGTAGGTCTATACACATATAAGTTATCACCTCTTAATATTCATAATATAGTAGTTAGAATTATAAAACAATAAAGTATGATATAATTATATAAGAATAATAGAGCAAGTTTATGATTTTAAATATGATTCATATTTACCCTATTAATTATAATTTAAAGTGAGGATGATTATAGTGGAAGTTAATAATATAAGTATAAGTGATTTTGAACCAGGAGCTAAGATAGAAGGCTACTACATGATTAGAGCAGTAGATACGAAGACAACTAATTCAAACAACAAGAAGTATCTAGATTTTAATTTATGTGATAAAACAGGAGAAATAAATGCAAAGCTTTGGGAAGTGCCAGCTTTGAGTGAAGATAAATATAAAGGAAATACTGTGGTAAAAATAAAAGGATCTATATTGTCTTGGCAAGGTGCTCTTCAGCTTAAAATAGAAAGAATAAGAAATATTAATGATGAAGATAAGATAAATGTAGAGGATTTTGTTCAAGCGGCACCATTAAAACCAGAATTTATGTATGATGAAATACTAGGATATATAAATAATATGGAAAATCAAGATGTTAAAGATATAGTAAAATATATATATGAAGAAAATAAGGATAAGTTACAGTACTATCCAGCCGCAAAGAAAAATCATCATGCTATAAGATCAGGGCTCCTTTTTCATGTTATGACAATGATTCATATGGCAGAAAAATTATCTGAAATATATACATTTTTAAATAAAGACTTATTATATGCAGGAGTTATACTTCATGATATGTCTAAACTTGAAGAGATGCATTCTAATGATTTTGGTATAGTTGACGAATATACAGTGGAAGGGCAGCTTTTAGGACATATAACACAAGGTATTAAAAAAATAGAAGTAGTAGCGGAAAAATTAGGTACAGATAAAGAAGTTTCTATGTTACTACAACACCTTGTACTATCACATCACTATGAGCCAGAGTATGGTAGTCCAGTAAAACCTATGATAGCTGAGGCAGAGATGCTACATTATCTAGATATAATAGATGCAAGAATGTATGATATTAAAAAGGTATTAAAAGATACAGATCAAGGGAACTTCTCTGAAAGATTATGGTCCCTTGAAAATAGAAGAATATATAACCCCAAATTATCAAGTGATTCTTAGACTCAGGTGGAGTTTGCTTATAAGGAATACATC
It includes:
- a CDS encoding 3'-5' exoribonuclease YhaM family protein; the encoded protein is MIIVEVNNISISDFEPGAKIEGYYMIRAVDTKTTNSNNKKYLDFNLCDKTGEINAKLWEVPALSEDKYKGNTVVKIKGSILSWQGALQLKIERIRNINDEDKINVEDFVQAAPLKPEFMYDEILGYINNMENQDVKDIVKYIYEENKDKLQYYPAAKKNHHAIRSGLLFHVMTMIHMAEKLSEIYTFLNKDLLYAGVILHDMSKLEEMHSNDFGIVDEYTVEGQLLGHITQGIKKIEVVAEKLGTDKEVSMLLQHLVLSHHYEPEYGSPVKPMIAEAEMLHYLDIIDARMYDIKKVLKDTDQGNFSERLWSLENRRIYNPKLSSDS
- a CDS encoding CCA tRNA nucleotidyltransferase; amino-acid sequence: MCIDLPSKVDFIINKLIDSNFEAFIVGGSVRDSLLNITPKDWDITTNALPFDIMSIFPNSIPTGLKHGTITVVIEKEHFEVTTYRVEDEYKDFRRPSFVKFVNSIKEDLSRRDFTINSMAYNHTFGLVDPFNGRKDLSLKNITCVGDANKRFNEDALRMLRAIRFSSQLNFEIDKSTLDALIKNNSLIKNVSKERITEEISKLLLSKSPDKGITYLSSTSMIYSLFGTDLYDIDNLINSIKVSKHHLGIRYSLFIYYLFKDNKDITISILDKLKLDKKTLNLILNLNLNKDCYNKLLSRYDIKVFINKIGLDYFTDYLYFEEIIAKSEDHKEGICKIKSINKQLNDIIENGEPLTLKDLKITGNDIKSLGVPSGKDIGITLNKALDIVFKNPELNDKNYLISILKDTI